From Ignavibacteria bacterium, one genomic window encodes:
- a CDS encoding MATE family efflux transporter, with product MLRELRDAIAGTDADYTTIPLRKAIVLLAVPMVLELVMESTFALVDIFFVGKLGSTAVATVGLTESFLFIVYAVGMGLAMSVTAIIARRIGEKHTDEAATTAVQAIIASIVISAPIAVIGLIYAPELLALMGADANVLATGPAFTRWMLGGNVVIMLLFVINAIFRGAGDASIAMKVLWLANGINLVLDPLLIFGWGPIPAFGVEGAGMATTIGRGCGVAFQFWVLFNGSKHLRLTRENVVLNIKSMVAILRTSIGGIGQMLVGMTAWIFLLRILASVGTDAVSASTIAIRIMMFCLMPAWGMSNAAATLVGQNLGAGSPDRAESAVWKTGMYNMVYLAVVSVVFFLFPEPLIGQFTKDPRVVSIGAEWLTILSYSFVVYGWWMVAVQAFNGAGDTRTPTFINIGFFWCLQIPLGYVLAIKYSMAHSGVFWAAFISETSVGLFTLWLFSRGSWKKVVV from the coding sequence ATGCTACGTGAACTACGCGATGCAATAGCCGGTACAGATGCGGATTACACCACGATCCCTCTTCGTAAAGCCATAGTGCTCCTTGCCGTTCCGATGGTGTTGGAGCTGGTGATGGAGTCTACGTTCGCGCTGGTCGACATCTTCTTTGTCGGAAAACTCGGGAGCACGGCTGTTGCAACAGTTGGGCTAACGGAGTCATTCCTTTTCATCGTCTATGCTGTTGGTATGGGGCTTGCCATGTCCGTAACAGCGATCATCGCCCGACGAATCGGAGAAAAACATACCGATGAAGCAGCAACTACTGCGGTACAGGCCATCATTGCTTCGATCGTAATCTCCGCTCCGATCGCCGTGATCGGTCTCATCTACGCTCCAGAGCTCCTTGCCCTCATGGGAGCCGATGCCAATGTCCTCGCTACGGGTCCGGCCTTCACACGCTGGATGTTAGGGGGCAATGTAGTGATCATGCTGCTCTTTGTGATCAACGCCATCTTTCGTGGTGCCGGTGATGCATCGATTGCCATGAAGGTATTGTGGCTGGCAAATGGCATAAACCTCGTCCTCGATCCTCTGCTGATTTTTGGCTGGGGACCAATCCCTGCCTTTGGAGTGGAGGGGGCTGGTATGGCAACCACTATCGGTAGGGGATGCGGAGTAGCGTTCCAGTTTTGGGTACTCTTTAACGGCAGTAAACACCTGCGACTGACACGGGAGAATGTTGTTCTCAACATCAAGTCTATGGTCGCGATCCTCCGCACGTCTATCGGCGGAATAGGTCAGATGCTTGTTGGCATGACGGCGTGGATCTTCCTCTTGCGCATCCTCGCATCTGTTGGGACCGATGCCGTGAGTGCTTCAACGATCGCCATTCGCATCATGATGTTCTGCCTCATGCCCGCGTGGGGGATGAGTAATGCAGCTGCAACACTGGTTGGCCAAAACCTGGGAGCAGGGAGTCCGGATAGAGCTGAGTCGGCAGTGTGGAAGACCGGCATGTACAACATGGTCTATCTGGCTGTGGTGTCGGTGGTGTTCTTCTTGTTTCCCGAGCCCCTTATCGGACAGTTCACCAAAGATCCCCGAGTAGTATCGATCGGCGCAGAATGGCTAACGATCCTCTCGTATTCATTCGTTGTGTACGGATGGTGGATGGTGGCTGTTCAAGCATTCAACGGAGCAGGAGACACGCGCACCCCAACGTTCATCAACATCGGCTTCTTCTGGTGTCTGCAGATACCATTGGGATATGTGCTCGCCATCAAATACTCCATGGCACATTCAGGAGTGTTCTGGGCAGCCTTCATCTCCGAGACATCTGTGGGATTATTTACGCTGTGGCTCTTCTCCAGGGGGAGCTGGAAGAAGGTTGTGGTGTAA
- a CDS encoding NAD(+) synthase, with protein MNPSLITSLGYLRVAAFAPRVSVAGVDENVAEILAVAERATADGVEVAVFPELCITGYTCGDLFRQPTLLDGARAGLDKIRRWSAGVPMVLVVGLPIVNSGRLYNVAAVVQDGHVLACIPKTFLPNTQEFYDLRWFSSGRDAVDETILLGDAEVPFGTDILITDAQNPSITIGIELCEDLWSIEPPSGKMARDGATLILNLSASNDLVGKPQYRSDLVRMQSARTYSAYVYASAGPTESTTDMVFGGHCLIAECGDVVVEGERLVLEGASVVADVDLDRCVRERLNGTSWSQELSESIYRVVETAVRRTIKTDVRRRIDPTPFVPADRGDRAERCGEILALQATALAIRLQRSHAKAMVLGISGGLDSTLALIVCSLACKKLGWDNENIVAISMPGLGTTERTRSNAQELGLTFGASFFNIPITDAVNAHFSDISHDPENTNVVFENAQARERTQILMDMANTVGGIVVGTGDLSEIALGWSTYNADHMSMYNPNAGIPKTLVQHLISWYADVSAEDVANVLRDVLDTPISPELLPTGTNGEITQRTEDVIGPYEVHDFFLHRFIRLHEPVRNIAILACMAYGEKYRAGQILGWLEVFLKRFMANQFKRSCMPDGVKVGSVALSPRADWRMPSDASAALWMAELRIITEELNVDMLK; from the coding sequence ATGAATCCTTCCCTGATCACATCACTCGGCTACCTCCGCGTTGCAGCCTTTGCACCACGGGTCTCCGTAGCCGGTGTGGATGAGAACGTTGCAGAGATCCTTGCTGTTGCAGAACGTGCAACGGCAGACGGCGTAGAGGTTGCGGTCTTCCCCGAGCTCTGCATCACGGGCTATACGTGCGGTGACCTATTCCGTCAACCAACGTTGTTGGACGGAGCCCGTGCCGGACTCGACAAGATCCGACGCTGGAGTGCTGGTGTCCCGATGGTTCTCGTTGTAGGCCTGCCGATCGTGAATTCGGGCAGACTCTATAACGTAGCGGCCGTTGTTCAAGACGGACATGTCCTTGCCTGTATCCCAAAGACATTTCTTCCGAATACACAAGAGTTCTACGACCTGCGATGGTTCTCCAGCGGTCGTGATGCCGTTGACGAGACCATTCTCCTTGGTGATGCCGAAGTGCCGTTCGGCACAGACATTCTCATCACCGACGCTCAGAATCCATCCATCACGATCGGCATAGAACTCTGCGAAGATCTGTGGTCCATAGAGCCCCCTTCAGGAAAGATGGCCCGCGATGGAGCTACCCTTATTCTGAACCTCTCTGCCAGCAATGATCTCGTTGGCAAACCGCAGTATCGATCCGACCTCGTGCGAATGCAATCTGCACGAACGTATTCTGCCTATGTCTATGCATCGGCCGGACCTACGGAGAGCACCACCGATATGGTCTTTGGCGGACACTGCCTCATCGCCGAATGCGGAGATGTAGTTGTTGAGGGAGAACGCCTTGTTTTGGAAGGGGCTTCTGTTGTTGCCGATGTCGATCTAGACCGTTGCGTACGAGAACGCCTCAACGGTACTTCGTGGTCGCAAGAATTGAGTGAAAGTATCTATCGTGTAGTGGAGACAGCGGTTCGCAGAACGATCAAGACGGACGTGCGAAGACGCATTGACCCAACACCATTTGTCCCGGCTGACCGCGGAGACCGTGCCGAGCGGTGCGGAGAGATCCTCGCCTTGCAAGCTACGGCCCTTGCTATTCGGCTTCAGCGGTCCCATGCAAAGGCAATGGTTCTTGGGATCTCGGGTGGACTTGATTCAACCTTGGCGTTGATCGTCTGCTCACTCGCCTGTAAAAAACTTGGCTGGGACAACGAGAACATCGTGGCCATCTCAATGCCCGGGTTGGGCACTACGGAACGAACTCGATCGAATGCACAGGAGCTTGGCCTTACGTTCGGGGCATCGTTCTTCAACATCCCGATCACGGATGCCGTCAATGCACACTTCTCTGATATCTCCCACGATCCCGAGAATACCAACGTTGTCTTTGAGAATGCCCAAGCGAGAGAACGCACGCAGATCCTCATGGACATGGCCAATACGGTAGGTGGCATTGTTGTTGGTACGGGGGATCTCTCGGAGATCGCCCTGGGGTGGAGCACGTACAATGCCGACCATATGTCGATGTACAATCCCAACGCCGGTATTCCCAAGACACTTGTTCAGCACCTGATCTCGTGGTATGCCGATGTCTCTGCGGAGGACGTGGCAAATGTGCTTCGAGATGTACTGGATACGCCGATCTCCCCGGAGCTCCTCCCAACCGGAACCAATGGAGAGATCACCCAGCGAACGGAAGATGTTATAGGTCCGTATGAGGTGCACGACTTCTTCCTGCATCGGTTCATTCGCCTCCACGAACCGGTGAGAAATATCGCCATCCTTGCCTGTATGGCCTACGGTGAGAAATACCGGGCAGGCCAGATCCTGGGGTGGCTTGAGGTGTTCCTCAAGCGATTTATGGCCAATCAATTCAAGCGGTCATGTATGCCGGATGGCGTCAAAGTAGGCTCTGTAGCCCTTTCTCCAAGGGCGGATTGGCGCATGCCCAGCGACGCCAGTGCAGCACTCTGGATGGCTGAACTCCGTATCATTACGGAAGAGCTGAACGTAGATATGCTGAAGTAG
- a CDS encoding MarR family transcriptional regulator: MAKHSDNDVPKFFRGPGVMLLLASSRWRLAADAVFEDCKVSAIQTMILVSTQALHNEDGPANQVDIARFAGLDVMTMSKNVRILESNGLVKRTTNPRDSRARTVELTKEGAARLKKLEKGLDRADEKAFDELGGIQKMRRTLAAYLESAR; this comes from the coding sequence ATGGCGAAACACTCAGACAACGACGTACCCAAGTTCTTCCGAGGTCCGGGCGTAATGCTCCTCTTGGCCTCGTCACGCTGGCGTCTGGCAGCAGACGCGGTGTTCGAGGATTGTAAGGTCTCTGCGATCCAGACAATGATCCTTGTCTCTACGCAGGCCTTGCATAACGAAGACGGTCCGGCCAATCAGGTGGACATCGCGCGGTTTGCAGGATTGGACGTGATGACCATGTCCAAGAATGTCCGCATCCTAGAAAGCAATGGCCTGGTCAAACGCACCACCAATCCTCGTGATTCACGAGCACGTACGGTTGAGCTTACAAAGGAAGGCGCAGCCAGATTGAAGAAGTTGGAGAAGGGGCTGGACAGAGCCGACGAGAAAGCATTCGACGAACTCGGCGGTATTCAAAAGATGCGAAGAACGTTGGCAGCGTATCTGGAGTCAGCTCGATGA
- a CDS encoding DUF58 domain-containing protein — MSKPQTYLTPETVAKLGSMEIRARLVVEGFITGLHRSPFHGFSAEFAEHRQYRHGDELKRIDWKIYGRSDRFYVKQYEDETNLRAMICVDMSASMNYASPGNITKFEYATYLAAALSYLVLQQRDAAGLALYNTDVQTFLPSRSKMSYVQELIRALDTATPASTTGTAVALHHIAERLSRRGLVVIISDLFDDPQTVLQAFRHFRHDQHDVLVMHVMDPREVDFNLGAPAVFRDMESGTEITTQPNQIRHSYHAAVEEFCQTLKRGCHMQNIDYMRVTTDMPFDVALREYLVKRHSIKG, encoded by the coding sequence ATGAGCAAACCCCAAACCTATCTCACGCCTGAGACCGTTGCCAAACTCGGCAGCATGGAGATCCGCGCCCGCCTCGTGGTGGAAGGGTTCATCACGGGTCTACACCGCTCACCGTTCCATGGTTTTAGTGCGGAGTTCGCAGAGCACCGTCAGTACCGACATGGTGATGAACTCAAACGTATCGACTGGAAGATCTACGGTCGCAGCGATCGTTTCTACGTAAAACAATACGAGGACGAGACCAACCTCCGCGCCATGATCTGCGTGGACATGAGTGCCTCGATGAACTACGCGTCTCCGGGCAACATCACCAAATTCGAATACGCTACGTATCTCGCAGCAGCACTCTCGTACCTTGTTTTGCAGCAACGCGATGCTGCTGGTCTTGCCCTGTACAACACAGACGTGCAGACATTCTTGCCGTCACGCTCGAAGATGTCGTATGTGCAAGAGCTCATCAGGGCATTGGATACTGCCACACCTGCATCTACTACGGGGACAGCAGTTGCGTTGCACCATATAGCAGAGCGACTCTCTCGTAGGGGGCTTGTTGTGATCATCAGCGATCTCTTCGATGATCCGCAGACAGTCCTCCAGGCGTTCCGACATTTCCGTCACGACCAACATGATGTGCTCGTGATGCACGTGATGGACCCACGTGAAGTAGACTTCAACCTCGGTGCTCCGGCCGTGTTCCGAGACATGGAGTCCGGCACAGAGATCACCACACAACCCAATCAGATCAGACACAGCTACCACGCTGCCGTTGAAGAATTCTGTCAGACACTCAAACGTGGGTGTCACATGCAGAACATCGACTACATGCGCGTGACCACAGACATGCCGTTCGATGTGGCCCTGCGTGAGTATCTGGTGAAGAGACATTCCATCAAGGGCTAA
- a CDS encoding TonB-dependent receptor translates to MRSLLLAIALLISANLLSAQELTDVRGKVVDTDDDSPLVGATVRLISVKDTSIVKGAFADREGAFKVKDVPLGAYKISITYVGYRKQESTTFIRSNTSTLGTYRLKRDTVNNREVQVEGMAIRAEVRGDTIDYNASAFKTNANASAEDLVKKMPGITVENGTIKAQGEELRKVTVDGREFFGDDASATLKNLPADMVDRVQVYDRGSDLSMFSGFDDGNTQKTMNVVTKKDKRNGAFGRTYGGYGTDQRYSAGLTVNDFRESQRLTILGLSNNINQQNFAFQDILGASGMGGSPMGRMMGRFAGSGAGGSMMRMTGGGGGGGGSSFSNFFTGQQGGISTTNSLGLNYSDLFGTTNVSSSYFFNYADNDRETTLDRTYITPSIADQAYSELNTANTLSRNHRFNARIESTLDSANALIISPRVVYQNSNTNSIVKGLTSTDADTLNATNTDNSGTNAGYTASVSTTYRHLFPVRGRSLAATFNIDGSNRTNSSALTSQNAFYTDLDTVYTLDQRSDGGSTGLTLGGQLAWTEPIGETDMLQISYEPNYTRNTSTKTTNSLDPSSGEFTQLDTILSNTYENTYQTHRAGALYRLRMENTIITAGGNYQYAVLEGIQQFPQQGDVSRTFTNVLPTLMIQHKFSQQSNLRMFYRTSTSAPSITQLQNVVDNSNPVQLRIGNPNLAQEYSHSFNARVMNSNWMAGKTMFGVLNLNYTANYIGTANVITQNDSVIGNNVVVGPGTQITTNVNLEGMWSARGFFTYGFPVFGANLNLTSGVNYTRTPGRINTETNYANSTTGSLGFFLGSANSEDLDVSVSYNGMYTWVANTLQRTADDNYFNHVASLRVIWNIGAIACSTDVNNTLYEGLGTSFDRIYTVWNAGIGYRFLENRAAEIRLTIFDILRQNDAINRSVNDISIEDTRTNALTQYAMLTFSYDLKAFAKQ, encoded by the coding sequence ATGAGATCCCTCCTCCTCGCAATCGCCCTCCTCATCTCAGCTAACCTCCTTTCCGCACAAGAACTTACAGATGTTCGCGGCAAAGTGGTAGATACCGATGATGATTCGCCCCTTGTTGGTGCCACGGTCCGACTTATCTCCGTAAAGGACACATCCATCGTGAAGGGGGCTTTTGCCGATCGCGAAGGAGCCTTTAAGGTGAAGGACGTTCCGCTTGGGGCGTACAAGATCTCCATCACCTACGTTGGATATCGAAAACAAGAGTCAACGACCTTTATCCGCTCCAACACGTCAACCCTAGGCACCTATCGTCTGAAGCGCGATACGGTGAACAATCGCGAAGTACAGGTAGAAGGCATGGCAATTCGAGCTGAAGTTCGCGGCGATACCATCGACTACAATGCATCGGCTTTTAAGACCAATGCCAATGCTTCGGCTGAAGATCTCGTTAAGAAGATGCCCGGCATCACCGTGGAGAACGGCACGATCAAGGCACAGGGCGAAGAACTCCGCAAGGTAACGGTAGACGGACGTGAGTTTTTTGGTGATGATGCCTCGGCTACGCTGAAGAATCTCCCTGCAGACATGGTAGATCGCGTGCAGGTCTATGATCGTGGTAGTGATCTTTCGATGTTCTCGGGGTTCGACGACGGCAACACGCAGAAGACCATGAACGTGGTCACAAAGAAGGACAAGCGCAACGGAGCATTCGGTCGCACGTACGGCGGCTATGGTACCGACCAACGATACTCAGCAGGTCTCACGGTAAACGACTTCCGAGAATCCCAGCGCCTAACCATCCTTGGCCTCTCCAACAATATCAACCAACAGAACTTTGCCTTCCAAGACATTCTTGGTGCAAGCGGTATGGGCGGCTCGCCGATGGGGCGCATGATGGGTCGGTTCGCCGGATCGGGAGCCGGCGGTTCCATGATGCGTATGACGGGTGGAGGCGGTGGTGGAGGTGGATCAAGCTTCTCCAACTTCTTTACCGGACAACAAGGTGGCATCAGCACAACAAACTCCCTTGGCTTGAATTACAGCGATCTGTTCGGCACAACCAATGTTTCCTCGAGTTACTTCTTCAATTACGCCGACAACGATCGCGAGACCACACTCGACCGAACGTACATCACGCCGTCTATCGCCGATCAGGCATATAGCGAACTCAATACGGCCAACACGTTGTCGCGTAATCATCGCTTCAATGCTCGGATCGAGTCAACGCTCGACTCCGCAAACGCTCTGATCATCTCCCCGCGAGTGGTCTACCAAAACTCCAATACGAACAGCATTGTTAAGGGGCTCACCAGTACCGATGCCGACACGCTCAATGCTACGAACACAGACAATAGCGGTACGAACGCCGGGTACACAGCCTCGGTGAGCACCACCTACCGTCACCTCTTCCCGGTCCGCGGTCGCTCTCTTGCTGCCACGTTCAACATCGACGGATCGAACCGCACAAACTCTTCTGCATTAACATCGCAGAATGCATTCTATACGGACCTCGATACCGTCTATACCCTTGATCAACGTTCAGATGGCGGGTCAACCGGACTCACCTTGGGTGGTCAACTGGCTTGGACCGAGCCCATTGGCGAGACAGACATGTTGCAGATCTCCTACGAGCCCAACTACACTCGCAACACGTCAACCAAAACCACGAACAGTCTCGACCCTTCTTCAGGAGAGTTCACACAGCTCGATACGATCCTGAGCAATACATACGAGAACACTTATCAAACGCACAGGGCCGGCGCATTGTATCGACTGCGCATGGAGAACACCATCATCACAGCCGGTGGTAACTATCAATACGCCGTGCTCGAGGGTATACAGCAGTTCCCTCAACAAGGCGACGTCTCGCGCACCTTTACCAACGTCTTGCCAACGTTGATGATCCAGCACAAGTTCTCGCAGCAGAGCAATCTTCGGATGTTCTACCGCACAAGTACATCAGCCCCCTCCATCACGCAACTTCAGAATGTGGTAGACAACTCCAATCCTGTGCAGTTGCGGATCGGCAATCCCAATCTCGCGCAGGAGTATTCTCACAGCTTCAACGCACGAGTGATGAATTCGAACTGGATGGCCGGTAAGACGATGTTCGGCGTATTGAATCTGAACTACACTGCCAATTACATCGGTACAGCCAACGTGATCACACAAAACGATTCCGTGATCGGCAATAACGTCGTTGTTGGTCCGGGCACACAGATCACAACCAACGTCAACCTCGAGGGTATGTGGAGTGCACGGGGCTTCTTCACCTACGGATTCCCTGTCTTCGGTGCGAATCTCAATCTCACCTCCGGCGTGAACTATACGCGCACCCCCGGACGTATCAACACAGAGACCAACTACGCCAACTCTACAACCGGCTCACTCGGGTTCTTCCTTGGCTCTGCGAACTCCGAAGACCTGGATGTTTCTGTTTCGTACAATGGCATGTATACGTGGGTAGCCAACACTTTGCAACGCACGGCCGACGATAACTACTTCAACCACGTTGCTTCATTGCGCGTGATCTGGAATATCGGAGCTATCGCCTGCAGCACGGATGTAAACAACACGCTGTACGAAGGACTCGGCACATCCTTTGATCGCATCTACACGGTATGGAATGCCGGCATCGGATATCGCTTCTTAGAGAATCGTGCCGCTGAGATCCGTCTCACCATCTTTGACATCCTGCGTCAGAACGACGCTATCAACCGCAGTGTGAACGACATCTCCATCGAGGACACACGCACGAACGCACTCACGCAATACGCCATGCTGACCTTCAGCTACGATCTAAAGGCGTTTGCGAAACAATAG
- a CDS encoding exo-alpha-sialidase produces MKMIHGDMSTRYIVLIFHLFVGTTLVAQDNGPWNSPLMWAEETAPDVFSTPRIFQDSAGVPSVIRRGTSDTLLCAFQWFREPRNTPTWDRVAVKMSTDDGVSWTQPVPIVIDGLPTGYQRPFDPTLVSFKDSIRIYFSSSVRMPMGGLDSLVNTYSAVGTDGIHYRFEPGARFDNETRPVIDPAVMFSNNTWLLTAPIGAPQDGAYQASSLDGLNFTRMQDIPSDNQHNWTGNMMIDEEGTLKFYGSGPMLWRAPYIGFGSWGQYLSLGIRGGDPSAIARRSSGKGRWMVFVGPRYTTSTDYDGYDNYDRYDGVTVFPNPVLERCRLADKYLGENRVMLTDAIGSTVTCNVFSGEVDMRDVARGSWVLRTMRGEYIGQIVRL; encoded by the coding sequence ATGAAGATGATCCACGGTGATATGAGCACTCGATACATAGTCTTGATCTTCCATCTCTTCGTTGGAACAACGCTTGTTGCCCAAGACAACGGACCGTGGAACAGTCCACTCATGTGGGCCGAAGAAACAGCGCCGGATGTGTTCTCCACACCTCGGATCTTTCAAGATTCTGCCGGTGTGCCAAGTGTGATCCGTAGAGGAACGTCTGATACTCTCTTGTGTGCATTTCAATGGTTTAGGGAGCCCCGTAATACTCCTACATGGGATAGGGTGGCGGTGAAGATGAGTACAGATGATGGCGTATCGTGGACGCAGCCGGTGCCGATCGTGATCGATGGGCTTCCTACCGGATATCAACGACCGTTCGATCCTACGCTCGTGAGTTTCAAGGATAGTATTCGGATCTACTTTTCGTCGAGCGTACGAATGCCAATGGGTGGACTCGACTCGCTTGTCAACACCTACTCTGCTGTTGGGACGGATGGTATTCACTACCGCTTTGAGCCGGGTGCTCGCTTCGACAATGAAACACGTCCGGTGATCGACCCCGCCGTGATGTTCTCAAATAACACATGGCTGCTTACAGCTCCCATCGGCGCTCCGCAAGATGGTGCGTATCAGGCTTCGAGTTTGGATGGCCTGAACTTCACTCGCATGCAGGACATCCCTTCAGACAATCAACACAACTGGACCGGCAACATGATGATCGATGAGGAGGGGACACTCAAGTTCTACGGGAGTGGTCCGATGTTGTGGAGAGCCCCCTACATCGGCTTTGGCTCGTGGGGCCAGTATCTCTCGCTTGGTATTCGCGGCGGCGATCCGTCGGCCATTGCACGAAGATCATCAGGCAAGGGGCGATGGATGGTGTTTGTGGGGCCGAGGTACACAACGTCGACTGATTATGACGGTTATGACAATTATGACAGATATGACGGAGTGACGGTGTTTCCGAATCCGGTGTTGGAGAGATGTAGACTGGCCGACAAATATTTGGGTGAAAACAGAGTGATGCTCACTGATGCGATCGGTTCAACAGTTACCTGCAACGTGTTCTCCGGCGAAGTAGATATGCGCGACGTAGCGCGAGGGTCATGGGTGCTTCGCACAATGCGCGGCGAGTACATCGGCCAGATCGTGCGTTTATAG
- a CDS encoding response regulator transcription factor: MPIKVIIADDHEISRIGIRRLLSIAPDIDIIGEAVDGAHALEISRLKKPDVVLLDVLMPNVSGIEAAQRIKAEMKEISVIMLSAAEDEKSIERAMYAGADGYLSKEVTSEELVAAIRTVILGERVFSRSILNLLEGKVQDQKTNEPPVTLTKREEEIVTLVAKGLTSQDIAKKLFISPRTVETHRARIMDKLGVNNAAGLVRFALLHATYFNVGNNGE, encoded by the coding sequence ATGCCGATCAAAGTCATCATTGCAGACGATCACGAGATCTCGCGGATCGGAATCCGCAGGCTGTTATCAATCGCTCCTGATATCGATATCATTGGTGAAGCCGTAGACGGTGCACATGCCTTAGAAATCTCACGGTTAAAGAAGCCGGATGTGGTTCTTTTGGATGTTCTCATGCCGAACGTCTCCGGGATCGAAGCGGCCCAGCGCATCAAGGCGGAGATGAAAGAGATCAGCGTGATCATGCTCAGCGCTGCGGAGGACGAAAAGTCCATCGAACGTGCGATGTATGCCGGCGCTGATGGCTACCTCTCCAAAGAGGTCACCTCAGAAGAACTCGTTGCAGCCATTCGTACTGTGATCCTCGGCGAACGTGTCTTCAGCAGATCCATCCTCAACCTTCTCGAAGGCAAGGTACAGGATCAGAAGACAAATGAGCCCCCTGTGACTCTCACCAAGCGTGAAGAAGAGATCGTTACGCTTGTGGCAAAGGGGCTTACGAGTCAAGACATCGCAAAGAAGCTCTTCATCAGTCCGCGGACAGTGGAAACACATCGCGCTCGTATCATGGACAAGCTCGGCGTGAACAACGCTGCCGGCTTGGTACGTTTTGCCTTGCTGCATGCCACGTATTTCAACGTGGGCAACAACGGCGAATGA
- a CDS encoding DUF1778 domain-containing protein, with the protein MQATERIAIRIDSAAKTRVGEISKKHKMSSSEFIKKAIDFYIRYIDLEESETITLTRDDFSRLRALLLADAEPNERLRNAAHAYRQIEQRQIDARVK; encoded by the coding sequence ATGCAAGCCACGGAACGAATAGCCATTCGAATCGATTCGGCCGCTAAAACAAGAGTCGGTGAGATTTCGAAAAAGCATAAAATGTCAAGCTCAGAGTTCATCAAGAAAGCGATTGATTTTTACATCCGCTACATTGATCTAGAGGAATCTGAGACGATTACACTTACCCGCGACGATTTTTCGCGTCTACGTGCACTACTTCTTGCAGACGCAGAACCAAATGAGCGGCTGAGAAATGCCGCCCATGCATATCGCCAAATCGAACAACGACAAATCGATGCGCGTGTAAAGTGA
- a CDS encoding GNAT family N-acetyltransferase, with translation MITVAFDPETHDRVSFDCGIVEINSFLRQRARQFTKKGLATCWILEGDTESDVSGFYTLSATSVTAEVAKVAVTRGLPSEIPIPAVLIGQLAVDQRFQGQGKGSLLLIDALKRSKELGLGWAVVVVDAFDEKAAQWYETFGFIRISSKPTRLIIPRITVEKLP, from the coding sequence GTGATCACTGTTGCTTTCGATCCAGAGACACACGATAGGGTATCTTTCGATTGTGGCATTGTTGAGATCAATTCCTTTCTTCGACAACGTGCAAGACAATTCACGAAGAAGGGTCTGGCAACATGTTGGATATTGGAGGGGGACACTGAAAGCGACGTCAGTGGATTCTACACGCTAAGTGCGACTTCAGTCACAGCTGAGGTTGCCAAGGTTGCCGTAACACGCGGACTTCCATCAGAGATTCCAATACCTGCCGTATTGATCGGCCAACTGGCAGTAGACCAACGTTTTCAAGGTCAGGGCAAGGGGAGCCTACTATTGATCGACGCCTTGAAGAGATCAAAAGAACTTGGTTTGGGATGGGCTGTGGTTGTTGTAGACGCTTTTGATGAGAAGGCAGCACAGTGGTACGAGACCTTTGGATTTATTCGGATATCTTCCAAGCCAACTCGGCTCATTATTCCGAGAATTACAGTAGAGAAATTGCCTTAG
- a CDS encoding type II toxin-antitoxin system VapB family antitoxin has product MRTSLHIDEKLLEKARRLSGISDHSTLIHTALASLIERESLRQLASLKGSEPQLTEVPRRRA; this is encoded by the coding sequence ATGAGAACTTCCCTACATATTGATGAAAAGCTTCTTGAGAAGGCTCGCCGACTAAGTGGAATCAGTGATCATTCGACCTTGATTCATACGGCACTTGCTAGTCTAATCGAACGAGAGAGTTTACGACAACTCGCCTCTCTGAAAGGTTCGGAACCGCAACTCACAGAAGTTCCTCGACGGAGAGCATGA